Proteins encoded within one genomic window of Nonomuraea gerenzanensis:
- a CDS encoding HIT family protein, with translation MTRTCTFCGIVAGEIPAEIVYTDDHVVAFLDISQATRGHTLVVPREHCRDLTDIGPDRAGLLMRGAVHAADLLRRALEPGGMNIWHATGPTAWQTVFHFHLHLLPRYTTEDLRQAWTHREVPLSSLSPLAEQIRAAAAS, from the coding sequence ATGACACGGACCTGTACGTTCTGCGGCATCGTAGCCGGAGAGATCCCCGCGGAGATCGTCTACACCGACGACCACGTGGTCGCCTTCCTGGACATCTCGCAGGCGACCCGCGGCCACACCCTGGTCGTCCCCCGCGAGCACTGCCGCGACCTGACCGACATCGGCCCCGACCGGGCGGGCCTGCTCATGCGCGGCGCCGTGCACGCCGCCGACCTGCTGCGGCGCGCGCTGGAACCGGGCGGGATGAACATCTGGCACGCCACCGGCCCCACGGCCTGGCAGACCGTGTTCCACTTCCACCTGCACCTGCTGCCTCGTTACACCACCGAGGATCTCAGGCAGGCGTGGACGCATCGCGAGGTGCCGCTGTCGTCGTTGTCGCCGCTGGCCGAGCAGATCAGGGCCGCCGCGGCGTCCTGA
- a CDS encoding serine hydrolase domain-containing protein, whose amino-acid sequence MMKLLASAVAGLLALTPAQSPLDVLTGQDGMAGALSHVTGPGGTSVTRRSGTAERGTGKPMIGAEGRFRIASGSKPIIAATVLRLADQRKIDLDAKVDRYLPGVLRGTGDGAAIDGRKITVRMLLRQTSGLPEFLDAIEWKQPFPDFLRVALARKSTARGSFAYANTNYLVLGMIVTAVTGKDFRRASKELILEPYGMRDTYWPAKGDNGIRGPHAHTYGVHPGRPQDGEVDLTDQLPTYAFGPSGGLVSTPADLNRFWREAPLSRLMAGSVPVEQEGWPAGARYGHGVVRMGTKCGEAYFAAGDMPGAAVISGRNRGGRAATVYVTGVPENRQHLIDAFITAMCDR is encoded by the coding sequence ATGATGAAACTGCTCGCCTCCGCTGTAGCCGGCCTCCTGGCCCTCACCCCCGCCCAGTCCCCGTTGGACGTGCTCACCGGGCAGGACGGCATGGCGGGTGCGCTGAGCCACGTGACAGGCCCGGGCGGGACGAGCGTGACCCGGCGCTCCGGCACCGCGGAGCGGGGCACCGGCAAGCCGATGATCGGCGCCGAGGGGCGGTTCAGGATCGCCAGCGGGAGCAAGCCGATCATCGCCGCCACCGTGCTGCGGCTGGCCGACCAGCGGAAGATCGACCTGGACGCCAAGGTGGACCGTTACCTGCCCGGAGTGCTGCGCGGCACCGGCGACGGCGCCGCGATCGACGGCAGGAAGATCACCGTGCGCATGCTGTTGCGGCAGACCAGCGGCCTGCCCGAGTTCCTCGACGCGATCGAGTGGAAGCAGCCCTTCCCCGACTTCCTGCGGGTCGCGCTGGCCCGCAAGTCCACCGCGCGTGGTTCGTTCGCCTACGCCAACACCAACTACCTGGTCCTCGGCATGATCGTGACCGCGGTGACCGGCAAGGACTTCCGCCGGGCGAGCAAGGAGCTGATCCTGGAGCCGTACGGGATGCGGGACACGTACTGGCCGGCCAAGGGCGACAACGGCATCCGCGGCCCGCACGCCCACACCTACGGCGTCCACCCGGGCCGTCCGCAGGACGGCGAGGTGGACCTGACCGACCAGCTTCCCACCTACGCGTTCGGGCCGAGCGGCGGCCTGGTCTCCACGCCCGCCGACCTCAACCGGTTCTGGCGCGAGGCGCCGCTGAGCAGGCTGATGGCCGGGTCGGTGCCGGTGGAGCAGGAAGGCTGGCCCGCGGGCGCCCGCTACGGTCACGGCGTGGTCCGGATGGGCACCAAGTGCGGCGAGGCCTACTTCGCCGCCGGCGACATGCCGGGCGCCGCGGTCATCAGCGGCCGGAACCGGGGCGGGCGCGCGGCCACGGTCTACGTCACGGGCGTTCCCGAGAACCGGCAGCACCTGATCGACGCCTTCATCACCGCGATGTGCGACCGCTGA
- a CDS encoding RNA repair domain-containing protein: MMRTSEEIYHRIRWDPRFDPSRFVLGIARREAAPKRVALPAFTPAGEIPWHRVLFVEADGELVWDRATGLDRVDTCEAGRARVVRLLRPPFFTASTPHAWDPAGGWRPATGHAPATRTSVRVLTWNTLWDRYDSDRIDTARRRPLLLAALEEADADVIALQEVEPALLSMLLAAPWARDGYTLGTDPYGPDVDDGGLLLLTRLPVREAGRHELGPHKSVAAVVVDTATGPLVVAVTHLSSDHSTDGAARRRGELTAIAEGLAGVDGDVVVAGDFNDGTDTPAAALGLRDAWAEAYGSDGTPTFDPVVNPLAALSSRSGQPARLDRILLRGRPQVVSAGLRGDTPGPGGLYISDHYAVEAVLDLTGDVRDRGVLDVPPTARTAVAWIPPVELWPAIQDVRRAHDPQVRRWPPHVNLLFGFVPESEFEAAAPLLSAAAAEVGAFAARLEGVRVFRHRDQVTAWLDPAAGDPAPWGRLHEALRRRFPRCEGRPEGFTPHLTLGRTEEPIRLAGMSAQVGELVVLSRRGDEPMRVRARVTLGTGELRWSPDPVIGEDLPDATAAALLTGAQDAAGLTGGTGADLVRPASGAEPGQADPTAGPADPVAGRVAPVARRVAPVAGVVRRLAEALEPGVVHVAGSRRMGCELPDADLDLVAVLPGEPDRAEVEARVRAALPGVSRLRRVVGARVPGLRLRTGGLDVDLTVVPSGALPPRQAVARRAELGEAAATALSAISDADAVRAAVGGRHASFARLARQVKAWARARGLDSAPFGGLPGLAWTVMAARTVGDGGDDDLGRFFGTWAAWNWRDPVTLGPGATHEDSEPAVVLTPSFPVRNCARQLTPGALELLTHELYRAWELTESGRSAELATPPPLHRRHVAWAVVTVRSGELDALLGRVRGRMLELITALEEAGMPDAHAWPRPFESTPTQARYAIGLGRTPPTAARLGELAGRWARDLPGVTVEWADGGAVPTMS, translated from the coding sequence ATGATGCGTACCAGCGAGGAGATCTACCACCGGATCCGCTGGGACCCGAGGTTCGACCCGTCCCGGTTCGTGCTGGGGATCGCCCGGCGCGAGGCCGCACCCAAGCGGGTCGCGCTGCCCGCGTTCACGCCGGCAGGGGAAATCCCCTGGCATCGGGTGCTGTTCGTCGAGGCGGACGGCGAGCTGGTGTGGGACCGGGCCACGGGGCTCGACCGCGTGGACACCTGCGAGGCCGGCCGGGCGCGGGTCGTACGCCTGCTGCGCCCGCCGTTCTTCACCGCCTCGACCCCGCACGCCTGGGATCCGGCGGGCGGCTGGCGTCCCGCCACCGGGCACGCGCCCGCCACGCGCACGTCCGTGCGCGTCCTGACCTGGAACACGTTGTGGGACCGCTACGACAGCGACCGCATCGACACCGCCCGCCGCCGTCCCCTGCTGCTCGCGGCCCTGGAGGAGGCCGACGCGGACGTGATCGCGCTGCAGGAGGTCGAGCCGGCGCTGCTGTCGATGCTGCTGGCCGCCCCCTGGGCGCGCGACGGCTACACGCTCGGCACCGACCCGTACGGACCGGACGTGGACGACGGCGGCCTGCTGCTGCTCACCCGCCTGCCGGTGCGCGAGGCGGGCCGGCACGAGCTGGGCCCGCACAAGTCGGTGGCCGCCGTCGTGGTGGACACCGCCACCGGCCCCCTCGTGGTCGCCGTCACCCACCTGAGCAGCGACCACTCCACCGACGGCGCGGCCAGGCGGCGGGGCGAGCTGACCGCGATCGCCGAGGGGCTGGCCGGCGTGGACGGCGACGTGGTCGTGGCGGGCGACTTCAACGACGGCACGGACACCCCGGCGGCGGCGCTCGGCCTGCGGGACGCCTGGGCGGAGGCGTACGGGAGTGATGGGACGCCCACGTTCGACCCGGTCGTCAACCCGCTCGCGGCACTGTCGTCGCGGTCCGGGCAGCCCGCGCGCCTGGACCGGATCCTGCTGCGCGGCCGGCCCCAGGTGGTCTCGGCTGGGCTGCGCGGCGACACGCCCGGCCCGGGCGGGCTGTACATCTCCGATCACTACGCGGTGGAGGCGGTGCTCGACCTCACCGGTGACGTCCGTGACCGCGGGGTGCTGGACGTGCCGCCGACGGCGCGGACGGCGGTGGCGTGGATCCCGCCGGTCGAGCTGTGGCCGGCGATCCAGGACGTGCGCCGGGCGCACGATCCGCAGGTCCGGCGGTGGCCGCCGCACGTCAACCTGCTGTTCGGGTTCGTGCCCGAGTCGGAGTTCGAGGCGGCGGCGCCGTTGCTGTCCGCCGCGGCGGCCGAGGTGGGGGCGTTCGCGGCCAGGCTGGAGGGGGTGCGGGTGTTCCGGCATCGTGATCAGGTGACCGCCTGGCTCGATCCGGCCGCCGGTGATCCGGCTCCGTGGGGGCGCCTGCACGAGGCGTTGCGGCGGCGGTTTCCCCGGTGCGAGGGGCGGCCTGAGGGTTTCACGCCGCATCTGACGCTCGGCCGCACCGAGGAGCCGATCCGGCTGGCGGGGATGTCGGCGCAGGTGGGAGAGCTGGTGGTGCTGTCCCGCCGGGGGGATGAGCCCATGCGGGTGCGGGCGCGGGTGACGTTGGGGACGGGCGAGCTGCGCTGGTCGCCCGACCCGGTGATCGGCGAGGATCTGCCGGATGCGACGGCTGCGGCACTCCTGACGGGCGCGCAGGACGCGGCGGGCCTGACCGGCGGGACCGGAGCGGACCTCGTGCGCCCGGCGAGCGGAGCCGAGCCGGGCCAGGCGGATCCGACGGCGGGACCGGCCGATCCGGTGGCGGGCCGGGTGGCTCCGGTGGCGCGCCGGGTGGCTCCGGTGGCGGGTGTCGTGCGGCGGTTGGCGGAGGCGCTGGAGCCCGGGGTGGTGCACGTCGCCGGGTCCCGGCGGATGGGGTGCGAGCTGCCGGACGCCGACCTGGACCTGGTGGCGGTGCTGCCCGGGGAGCCGGACCGGGCCGAGGTGGAGGCGCGGGTCCGGGCGGCGCTGCCCGGGGTGTCCCGGTTGCGGCGGGTGGTGGGGGCCCGGGTGCCGGGGCTGCGGTTGCGTACGGGCGGCCTGGACGTGGACCTGACCGTGGTGCCGTCCGGTGCGCTGCCACCGCGGCAGGCCGTGGCCAGGCGCGCCGAGCTGGGCGAGGCGGCGGCCACCGCGCTGAGCGCGATCAGCGACGCGGACGCCGTGCGCGCCGCAGTCGGCGGGCGGCACGCGTCCTTCGCGCGCCTGGCCCGGCAGGTGAAGGCGTGGGCACGGGCCCGCGGGCTGGACTCCGCCCCGTTCGGCGGTCTCCCCGGGCTGGCCTGGACGGTCATGGCCGCACGCACGGTCGGCGACGGCGGCGACGACGACCTGGGCCGCTTCTTCGGCACGTGGGCCGCCTGGAACTGGCGGGATCCGGTAACCCTGGGCCCCGGTGCCACCCATGAGGACTCGGAGCCCGCCGTGGTCCTGACGCCCAGCTTCCCCGTCCGCAACTGCGCCCGACAGCTCACCCCCGGCGCCCTGGAGCTGCTCACCCACGAGCTGTACCGGGCCTGGGAACTCACGGAGAGCGGCCGCTCAGCCGAGCTGGCCACCCCGCCACCCCTGCACCGCCGTCACGTGGCCTGGGCGGTGGTGACCGTGCGTTCCGGAGAGCTGGACGCGCTGCTCGGCCGCGTCAGAGGACGGATGCTGGAGCTGATCACCGCCCTGGAGGAGGCCGGGATGCCGGACGCGCACGCCTGGCCCCGCCCGTTCGAGAGCACCCCCACGCAGGCCAGGTACGCGATCGGCCTGGGCCGCACCCCACCGACGGCCGCCCGGCTCGGCGAGCTGGCCGGCCGGTGGGCCAGGGACCTGCCCGGCGTCACGGTCGAATGGGCCGACGGCGGCGCCGTCCCCACCATGAGCTGA
- a CDS encoding DUF899 family protein produces MTSTPRIVDLATWQAARDELLAREKAHTREGDAIAAARRRLPMVEFDGTVEVVGPDGPVPFLSLFEGRDELVVYKHMWYDDTPHQGQCEGCTTTAWHLKDAVYLNARGVSFAIVTTGRWAEVAAFVEFMGYTQPWYSVRGVEGPAGGPMGFLTCYLRDGDRTFLTYSTTGRGNERVNGSMGLLDLTPYGRGESWEDNPKGWPEGGGACWTWRSDADGNATWGPTSRPVPQWTRPGATPVETLGRRGRHH; encoded by the coding sequence ATGACGAGCACCCCGCGCATCGTCGACCTGGCCACCTGGCAGGCCGCCCGCGACGAGCTGCTGGCCCGCGAGAAGGCCCACACCCGCGAGGGCGACGCCATCGCCGCGGCCCGCAGGCGGCTGCCGATGGTGGAGTTCGACGGGACGGTGGAGGTCGTCGGCCCCGACGGCCCTGTCCCGTTCCTGAGCCTGTTCGAGGGCCGCGACGAGCTCGTGGTCTACAAGCACATGTGGTACGACGACACGCCGCACCAGGGCCAGTGCGAGGGCTGCACCACCACGGCCTGGCACCTGAAGGACGCCGTCTACCTCAACGCCCGCGGCGTCTCGTTCGCCATCGTGACCACGGGCCGGTGGGCGGAGGTGGCGGCGTTCGTCGAGTTCATGGGCTACACCCAGCCGTGGTACTCGGTGCGCGGCGTGGAGGGCCCGGCCGGCGGCCCCATGGGGTTCCTCACCTGCTACCTGCGCGACGGTGACCGCACGTTCCTCACCTACTCCACGACGGGCCGGGGCAACGAGCGGGTCAACGGCTCCATGGGCCTGCTCGACCTGACCCCGTACGGCCGGGGCGAGTCCTGGGAGGACAACCCGAAGGGCTGGCCCGAGGGGGGCGGCGCGTGCTGGACCTGGCGCTCGGACGCCGACGGGAACGCCACCTGGGGCCCGACCAGCCGCCCCGTGCCGCAGTGGACCCGTCCCGGCGCCACCCCCGTCGAGACTCTCGGCCGGCGCGGCCGGCACCACTGA
- a CDS encoding RNA ligase family protein, with protein sequence MRVPYPRTPHLPWSPGATSDDVRVGDLSGLRGREVVVTEKLDGENTTLYTDGLHARSLDSGHHPSRAWVKGLQGRIGGRIPAGWRVCGENMYARHSIAYQGLESWFYGFSVWDGDRCLDWDRTVAFLRELGIPVPPVLWRGVFDELALRRLRLDAERQEGYVVRAAEGFGREEFAGRVAKWVRREHVRTGTHWMHAAVVPNGVGAGAALWSVRAGADPDVGALLTALNLTVLDRTPPDRTPPDRTPPGAALREAGPAAAGSGVAASTRAVPVGVVGEMAAEVAAEPLAEPLAEAVAEPVAEAVAEVAARLDTMGRWGDARLAGVLATVLHAHPRPWVAARLAGPLGMPLARRIADLVGLHGGLRRPYPDEERRTGLRRMALAADLGVLHAVAASVPAAEPGGADAREQVEWSALHADEAGLLSPRPLAPLRGGLREALAGLDGEAADRCWAEARDAWAGGRLTTVEEAVAATWRWRSGGFPRLVHLVGPSGSGKSTFAAELPGIDAYVSLDDLRDARGSRADQRANREVLGDALNRLDAALAAGGTVVWDATSLNQHQRGLVHAVARRRDALTTHAVVLVEEDDLHRRNARRAHPVPAQVLATQSRRFVPPYPGQAHRTWYVGARGTVDDVDGALYGQET encoded by the coding sequence ATGCGCGTGCCCTATCCGCGTACCCCTCACCTGCCCTGGTCGCCCGGCGCGACCTCCGACGACGTCCGCGTGGGCGACCTGTCGGGGTTGCGCGGGCGCGAGGTCGTGGTCACCGAGAAGCTCGACGGGGAGAACACCACCCTGTACACGGACGGCCTGCACGCCCGGTCGCTCGATTCCGGCCACCATCCGTCCCGGGCCTGGGTCAAGGGGCTGCAGGGGCGGATCGGCGGGCGGATCCCGGCGGGGTGGCGGGTGTGCGGGGAGAACATGTACGCCCGTCACTCCATCGCCTACCAGGGGCTGGAGAGCTGGTTCTACGGGTTCTCGGTGTGGGACGGGGATCGCTGCCTCGACTGGGATCGGACCGTCGCCTTCCTGCGGGAGCTGGGCATTCCGGTGCCGCCTGTGTTGTGGCGTGGTGTGTTCGACGAGCTTGCGCTGCGGAGGCTGCGGCTGGATGCGGAGCGGCAGGAGGGGTACGTGGTGCGGGCCGCCGAGGGGTTCGGGCGGGAGGAGTTCGCGGGGCGGGTGGCCAAGTGGGTGCGGCGGGAGCATGTGCGCACGGGGACGCACTGGATGCATGCGGCTGTGGTGCCCAACGGGGTTGGGGCGGGGGCGGCGCTGTGGTCGGTGCGGGCGGGCGCGGACCCGGATGTGGGCGCCCTGCTGACCGCACTCAACCTGACCGTACTCGACCGCACCCCGCCCGACCGCACCCCGCCCGACCGCACCCCGCCCGGCGCCGCCCTGCGTGAGGCAGGCCCGGCCGCCGCAGGCTCCGGCGTGGCCGCCTCAACGCGGGCCGTGCCGGTGGGCGTGGTGGGCGAGATGGCGGCCGAGGTGGCGGCCGAGCCGTTGGCCGAGCCGTTGGCTGAGGCGGTGGCCGAGCCGGTGGCCGAGGCGGTGGCTGAGGTGGCGGCGCGGCTGGACACCATGGGGCGGTGGGGGGACGCGCGGCTGGCCGGGGTGCTGGCCACCGTGCTGCACGCCCACCCCCGCCCCTGGGTGGCGGCGCGGCTGGCCGGCCCGTTGGGCATGCCGCTGGCACGGCGGATCGCGGACCTGGTCGGCTTGCACGGCGGGCTGCGCAGGCCCTACCCGGACGAGGAGCGGCGGACCGGGCTGCGGCGGATGGCGCTGGCCGCCGACCTGGGGGTGCTGCACGCCGTGGCCGCGTCCGTCCCGGCGGCGGAGCCCGGCGGAGCGGACGCGCGGGAGCAGGTCGAGTGGTCGGCGCTGCATGCCGACGAGGCCGGGCTGCTCTCGCCGCGACCGCTGGCGCCGCTGCGGGGCGGGCTGCGCGAGGCGCTGGCCGGGCTCGATGGGGAGGCGGCCGACCGGTGCTGGGCGGAGGCCCGCGACGCCTGGGCCGGCGGCAGGCTCACCACGGTCGAGGAGGCCGTGGCGGCGACGTGGCGCTGGCGATCGGGCGGCTTCCCCCGGCTGGTGCACCTGGTGGGGCCGTCGGGCAGCGGGAAGAGCACGTTCGCGGCGGAGCTGCCGGGGATCGACGCGTACGTGTCGCTGGACGACCTGCGCGACGCCCGCGGCTCGCGGGCGGACCAGCGGGCGAACCGCGAGGTGCTCGGCGACGCGCTGAACCGGCTCGACGCGGCCCTGGCCGCCGGCGGCACCGTCGTGTGGGACGCCACCTCGCTCAACCAGCACCAGCGCGGCCTGGTCCACGCCGTGGCGCGCCGCCGCGACGCGCTGACGACGCACGCGGTCGTGCTGGTGGAGGAGGACGATCTGCACCGGCGCAACGCCCGCCGCGCCCATCCGGTGCCCGCGCAGGTGCTGGCCACGCAGTCGCGCCGGTTCGTCCCGCCGTATCCCGGCCAGGCCCATCGCACGTGGTACGTCGGGGCGCGCGGAACCGTCGACGACGTGGACGGCGCCCTGTACGGGCAGGAGACATGA
- a CDS encoding TetR/AcrR family transcriptional regulator codes for MAGAIRTPREKWIEAGLQALAAGGPDAVRVEALAKRLGVTKGGFYGYFADRDALLTAMLDAWERESIDEVIERVEREGGDPKSKIQRAGMLTFSSDRLLPIDLAVRGWARRDEAVAGRLRRVDNRRMALLREMIGTFCTDPDEVEARSVLAFCAAIGAHFLAADHEGRTRAQVLAHAGDLLLDRPRPATGRPG; via the coding sequence ATGGCGGGCGCGATCCGCACCCCGCGCGAGAAGTGGATCGAGGCGGGGCTGCAGGCCCTGGCCGCCGGCGGCCCGGACGCCGTGCGCGTCGAGGCGCTGGCCAAGCGGCTCGGCGTCACGAAAGGCGGCTTCTACGGGTACTTCGCCGACCGCGACGCCCTGCTGACCGCGATGCTGGACGCCTGGGAGCGGGAGAGCATCGACGAGGTGATCGAGCGCGTCGAACGCGAGGGCGGCGATCCGAAGTCCAAGATCCAGCGGGCGGGCATGCTCACCTTCTCCAGCGACCGGCTGCTGCCCATCGACCTCGCCGTCCGCGGCTGGGCCCGGCGCGACGAGGCGGTCGCCGGGCGGCTGCGGCGGGTCGACAACCGGCGCATGGCCCTGCTGCGCGAGATGATCGGCACCTTCTGCACCGACCCCGACGAGGTCGAGGCCCGCAGCGTGCTGGCCTTCTGCGCGGCGATCGGCGCGCACTTCCTGGCCGCCGACCACGAGGGGCGCACTCGCGCCCAGGTCCTCGCCCACGCCGGCGACCTGCTGCTCGACCGCCCCAGGCCCGCCACCGGCCGGCCGGGGTAG
- a CDS encoding DUF2867 domain-containing protein produces the protein METSVTIIPESVRALSPLSDYADHYTLSTDVRATPEQWARAMFGDVPNAAERLIWSGFLGLRLSREPSPQTVAGWRIAEQGPGWIRMEAASWCLTANIVVRAGDGQVAAATFLRYERRLGQVIWAALSPIHRALVPRILRMGAAARERR, from the coding sequence ATGGAGACCAGCGTGACGATCATCCCCGAGTCCGTCCGCGCGCTCAGCCCGCTGTCCGACTACGCCGACCACTACACGCTCTCCACCGACGTGCGGGCCACGCCCGAGCAGTGGGCCCGCGCCATGTTCGGCGACGTGCCGAACGCCGCCGAGCGGCTGATCTGGAGCGGGTTCCTCGGGCTCCGCCTCAGCAGGGAGCCGTCGCCGCAGACCGTGGCCGGGTGGCGCATCGCCGAGCAGGGGCCCGGCTGGATCCGGATGGAGGCCGCGTCCTGGTGCCTGACCGCCAACATCGTGGTCCGGGCCGGCGACGGACAGGTGGCGGCGGCCACCTTCCTGCGGTACGAGCGGCGGCTGGGGCAGGTGATCTGGGCGGCGCTGTCGCCCATCCACCGCGCGCTGGTGCCGCGGATCCTGCGGATGGGCGCGGCGGCACGCGAGCGGCGATGA